The DNA segment TGTGTATAATTATCCTTTTATAAAATAAACTTTTTTAATGAACATTATTCTTCCTCCTTTAAGCCTCTATATCCATATCCCTTGGTGTGTGCAAAAATGCCCTTATTGTGATTTTAACTCACATGCTCAAAAAGGGATTATTCCCGAAGAGGATTATATTCAGCATTTGTTAAAAGATTTACATCAGGATCTAATCCGTCATCAAAGTGCAATACAACAACGTAAACTACACTCTATCTTTATTGGAGGGGGAACGCCAAGTCTGTTTTCACCGCAATCTATTGCTTATTTACTCAATGAAATTAAGCAGTTAATTGATTTTGATGATAATATTGAAATTACCTTAGAGGCAAATCCCGGTACGGCAGAAGCAGAAAAATTTATTGGTTATGCAGAAGCAGGTGTTAATCGTCTTTCTATGGGTATTCAAAGCTTTGAGCCTGAAAAATTATTAAAATTGGGACGTATTCACGATGGTAATGAGGCAAAACAAGCGGTACGATTTGCACAACATTCTGCAAAATTTGGTTTAAAAAGTTTTAATATGGATTTAATGCACGGTTTACCCAATCAATCTGTAGATCAAGCATTAAGCGATCTAAAACAAGCCGTTGAACTCTCCCCGCCTCATTTATCTTGGTATCAACTGACTATTGAACCGAATACCTTATATTATTATCGCCCACCTACGTTACCTGATGACGATGATTTATGGGATATTTTTGAACAAGGGCATCAAATTTTAACGAATGCAGGTTATGAGCAATATGAAACCTCTGCTTATGCAAAAAAAGGGTTTCAATGTAAACATAATTTAAACTACTGGCGATTTGGTGATTACCTTGCGATAGGTTGTGGTTCTCACGGTAAAATCAGTTATTCTAATGGTGAGATTTATCGTTTCAACAAAACCAAACATCCTAAAGGCTATATGCGTGGTGACTATTTATATGAAGAAAATCAAATAGAAATTGATGACCGATCATTTGAATATTTTATGAACCGCTTTCGTTTGCTCGAAGCTACACCTAAAATAGAATTTGAACAATATACAGGACTAAATCGAAACAGTGTCACGCTAGAAATTGAAAAAGCCATTGAAAAAGGCTATATAATAGACACCATTAACCACTGGCAAATTACCCATAAGGGGAAATTATTTTTAAATGAGCTTTTAACGATTTTTTTGAAAGATTGATAATTATGATTAGTACTATGTAGCGAATGGAATAACCGACTATAAAAATGTAATAAATTAAAGATCGGGAGCATATACGCAAATTATGTTTACTAAAGCTCTCCCACAATATATTTATTAATCAATGAGCTATATTTTACTATGAAATATAGCGGTGATATTAAATTCAAAATTTACAAATCTAATATTTTATTAGCTTAAAAACCATATATTCAATGTATTGTATTTATAAATCTCAACCAACCCCTTCGTACTTGAAGACTCTGCAACAAAATCAACAATATCTTTTATTTGCTGACTAGCATTATTCGGACAAGCTTTATACCCACAAAGTGATATAAAACCAAAATCACCCATTGAATCCCCTACTCCAACGGACTCTTTAAGGTTGATATTAAATTTTTCAGCTAGCCATAACAACGCATTTTCTTTGTTAATATTAAGGGGCGTAATATCTACTGCGGTTGTTGAATGTGCGATATTAACTCCTTTCAGATCAATTTTATCTAAAATTAGGCTATATAGTTGTTCAATACTTATGCCGATTGGATTTAAGCTGATACAAATTTCTTTACCTAATTCAAGTTTAGAAATATTGGTAAACTCAGGTGATATCGTTAAAATTTCTTGAATTTCTTTTAAATGCTGTTTTGTTTCAGGTGTTATATTAGGATTATAAATAATCTCTTCCGTTTCTGTATGGTAAATATAAGCCCCATTTTCACAAATACACCAAGTTTTTAAATCCAACATTTGTGCAATCGCTTCAACATAAAGTGCAGAACGTCCAGTACATAACATTGTTCCCCGCTCTGCTTTGTGTATTTGCTGTTTTAATTGGTTTAAAGAAATGAGATCAATAGGTTGTCCTTTTCCATCGGTAATACAACCATCAATATCTAAAATAAACATAAATCCCCTTAATTATATAATATTGAGTCATAGTATATACCAAATTAAATTCTGTTATAAATCTATCTGAGCCAGTGTTATCAAAATTTTTTGAGTTTTTTTCTTAAAAAACATTCCC comes from the Pasteurella atlantica genome and includes:
- the hemW gene encoding radical SAM family heme chaperone HemW — its product is MNIILPPLSLYIHIPWCVQKCPYCDFNSHAQKGIIPEEDYIQHLLKDLHQDLIRHQSAIQQRKLHSIFIGGGTPSLFSPQSIAYLLNEIKQLIDFDDNIEITLEANPGTAEAEKFIGYAEAGVNRLSMGIQSFEPEKLLKLGRIHDGNEAKQAVRFAQHSAKFGLKSFNMDLMHGLPNQSVDQALSDLKQAVELSPPHLSWYQLTIEPNTLYYYRPPTLPDDDDLWDIFEQGHQILTNAGYEQYETSAYAKKGFQCKHNLNYWRFGDYLAIGCGSHGKISYSNGEIYRFNKTKHPKGYMRGDYLYEENQIEIDDRSFEYFMNRFRLLEATPKIEFEQYTGLNRNSVTLEIEKAIEKGYIIDTINHWQITHKGKLFLNELLTIFLKD
- a CDS encoding HAD family hydrolase, encoding MFILDIDGCITDGKGQPIDLISLNQLKQQIHKAERGTMLCTGRSALYVEAIAQMLDLKTWCICENGAYIYHTETEEIIYNPNITPETKQHLKEIQEILTISPEFTNISKLELGKEICISLNPIGISIEQLYSLILDKIDLKGVNIAHSTTAVDITPLNINKENALLWLAEKFNINLKESVGVGDSMGDFGFISLCGYKACPNNASQQIKDIVDFVAESSSTKGLVEIYKYNTLNIWFLS